The nucleotide window GCCAGTATCTAGAAAGAAAAAAGGAATGATCAATGATGCCAAATGAGTAACAGTCTTAATCACAACACATGTATATTGTAAGGACAAGAGTTGAAAATCTTTCTCTTTAATAATATTATCGTatctactactccctccatcccaaaatagacagagggagtactttaCTATTCTGTGATAATAACATAATTGAGGAAAATAAACATGGCCAGTAAATGCAGTTGCTAATCAAGTACATGAAAAAAAAAGAACTATTCCAAGTACCTCTTCACTCAGATAATGAATATTCTCCCTCTGGTACTGGAGCAATGCCATTTGTTGGTCAGACAGACGAGAATCATAGTACCTGCAAATATATTATTGTATCAACCCAGAAAGGTCAAATGACAGGAATGTGAATTGATTTCACTGATGGCTACAAGCTTTCAAAATGGCATTGATTTCTATTTTTTGATATTCAAAGCATTACCACAAAGCTCCTCTTCTCTACGTAAAAGCAAACACACAATAATTGGAAGTAGTGGCACTCAGTGAAAGAACAGACAGTTGTACATGCAAAGATAGGAGTATACTCCTATGAAGCAATTTTTAGATGTTAAAATACATGTGCTTTTTACTAAAATGGAAAAGCATTTGCATATGCAGTTAGTATTTGCCAAGAAAAAAATACACAACCAATATAATTAGGTAAACCAGATCAAGTCCATGTGATACTATATTCTACCTTATTAAGTCCATGTGATTATTAATGAAGCAACAAATATATTGTACCTTATCTCTTCCAGCGAACTAGATGGTTGCAGTGCAGAATAAAGTGGCCGTAGAATGTCAGGCTGCTCATTCAAAGAGTTGTATTTATGGATGTGCCCTGCATATCAAAATTTAGAAAATACAGACATAATATTACAAAATGTCATCTAATTGCTTGCAGGAAATGATTGGGAGCTATCGACCCAACAAAAGTCAGAGAACCCTTAATAACTAATGAGACAACATGTGGAATCACCATGTAATTAATGATTAATGAACAAATATGCAGAATTACCATCTGGTAAGTAAGGCCTATTGCATGTTTCTTGATCTACTGTCTACTGTGATTCAAGGAAAAACAAAGTTAATTGTTGACAGGAATTAAAAATCTAGGAAGACGGTTAATGAACTTTCCAACGCTACATGGCCACAAACAGTTAAAGGAAGTCAAGCCCAAAAAGTTACCGAAAAATGACTAGTAATTTATGCTGGCTGAAACATACACAAAATAAAATAGATAAACCACACAACAGAATCCACCTATGTATAAGCTCATGAAACATCCGGCGGATATCACTTCAACAACTAGTGCAATCCTGCATAATTAGAAAGTGATAGCATTAAAAATCACATAGGAGTGTTTCATTTCTCTTTAGAACCAAAGCAGAACAGTCACAGTATCCCGCTAAATAAGAAACCAATTTAGCATATGCGTACTGAAATTTCATTAAAGGCAGAAAGATATAATACGTCAGTATGTATCATAAGGTCCAGAAATTTACTTGGCTTTGAGGTTGCTGAGGGCAATGCACTGAATTTAACAAAATAAGCAATACAAGTATTTTTTGTGTAGCTTGCCTACTTAATCATTTTTACTCCACCAGAGTGATGATAATAATCTAAAAGTAAAGTTCAATATGCACGTAAGACCAGGTGCACTAAAGAATTATAACCATATTTACTGTACCCTACACGCTCCTATAATAAAccttgaacttcttgaataaccCAAGAGCTTCACATGTCATGATATCAGCATAAGAGAATACTAAACCTCCACCTCAAAATGGCATAAACTATGCAAATGCATTCCATACATTTTTCATCCTAAAGATACCAATAATGCTTTTATTTACAGAATGCAGCTTATGGTCATCTTAACCTTTTATATTATTAGAAGGTTAACTTAAGGAAAGCTTATACTCAACTCAACAGAAGAACTGTACCTGAGCAAAACTGAAATTGATAATACCTCTACTTGAGGCTGCCAAACTAGAATTAAGAGCAATAGGGCAGTACCTGCAACCATATTTTTAACAAAATAATTCGTCACTATAATTGCATAAAGAGATCAAACATGTTGTTTTTACTCCAAATAATTAATGTAAAAtttaaaataaaaagaaataacaatattatactccctccactccaaaataagtgtcgtggttttagttctaTTTAGGGGTACCAGCAACTAGCATGAACGTGTTACCAAATCAGCAGATGCAGAAACATAATAACAGCCAAACCAGTATAGATTCTACCACATAATGTCCAGGCCGAGGTAAAAACAACCCAGGTACCAACATATTCACTACAAAATGCAATGCAGATCAGAAGGATAGCAGTTTCTTAGTACAATAATTCTCCTTGAAGGTTTAAAGAAATAAATGGTAGGTGCTGGCATCAGAACATAGCAGATACTCCGTAGGACACATTGGTTAGCTAATACTTACCGCAAGCAATAGCGGCAAATGGAACTCGAGCAATGCGCTTCAATTTTTGGCTTAAATCATAGTAGCCCTGCATTTACAAGATGAAGCTTGGTAAATGGTATGATAACACTACCAATAAAAGATCCCAACTAACATAAAATTAGATCCAAGGAATTATAAAGCTCGAGCACTATATCAACAAGTAAACATTACAGAGCTAATATGTTAACATTTAGCCATGACTTAAAACAAAGGTTGATGAACAGACTTTAGTCACAGCAAACCGTAACAGTGAATGGTTCATGGCTACAAACTGATGGTTGATAGCCTTTTCATTTTGAAATTACACATCGTCGGCAATATTAATGTGTAGAGCCTCTATTTGCGCTGACAAAGAATTCATAAAGaccttctctttcttttatttcgTGACGTACCTGTAGTCGCACTTTTGTGACCTGATGGACCCAATATTGTTGGAATATACCTGCAGCAAATTTCTGTTAGAGGTTACTCCATAGAAAATCTACCAGTATAGATAACCAGTAAATTAAACAAGAACCTGTAATAATTAGAAGCAGAACATTGCAGCTACATAGCAACGGAAGGATCATGTCTGGTATAAGAACAAATATCCATGGAGCTGCTATGACAACACCAGCATAACCTGCctagagaagaagaagaagttaaTCACAGCTGCCAGAAACCGCAAGGGGGAAAGGAAAAACAACAGCACAATTAAAGGAGTGAAAGGGACTAGCAGACATAAAGTACATATATTCTCCTGGCTAAATATAAAGTAAGATGAAGTAAAAACATGTTTCAAAGGTCTCTCCAGCAAACTAAGAAAAGATAACATGGTCTACAACTATTAATAAAATAATGGAACCCTAGCAAATATTCACTTGCCAATAAGATACAGTACAGAGTGCCACCAACTATGCTTCGAGGCTGCCGCTGACCAGATAGAGGGGCTTCATGTACTACGTCAACAAATCTGGAGAAATGGTAGGAAAGGAGGAAATCAGATTGCAACAACAGATCAACATAAGAAGAAATGAATTAAATGCATATCATATAATACTTGGTGTTGCTATTTATGCTTATCCTTGTACTAGTGATGTTTGTATTCAGAAAACTAGGCACCTCTGATATAGTGGCATACTGGCATACGTAAAAAGCATAGAAAGCAAACACACAAAAAATGGAAAAACATAAATCCTGCTGCTGTGGCTTGACAAAGCAAAAGACTGTAATAAAAAAGTAAGACATGATTGGAAGAGTTTTTACGAAACATAAACACATTCAGGGAAAATATCGTGAGGCGTATGTTCATTGCAATTGCACTATGAAATGTACCAAGTATAAGGAAAACTAAGGTTAATGTCAATAAAAGAGAGAATACTAAACTACGATGGAAAATAAGACGCTGTATGAAAGATGACAGCACTGTCATTGCGTTCTAAAAGTGTTGTGCATGGAAAACAACAAATCACAGAAAAACCAGGACCACTGGAGAGCCCTGTGTGATCACTGCAATTATCAAACCTGAACGTTAAAAACAAAACTACGATATAGACTAAGATCTTTTTGTTCAGTAAATCACTACAAATTTGCTTCTCTTGATGAAATGTTAACACAAATGGCCACCAACAAAACATAATTTCAAAATTTATAACCAATATAGGTGAACTTATATGAAGATCATTTACAGTTTCTTTTCCTCAAATAGCTCCTTTACGCAGTATGTTGTTGTTCATGCAACAGCTCATTTTTTTAGTGATTGTGTGAGCGTGCTGTGGGGTATGCCTTATCTAAGTATTGTTCATAGAGCGTTCTTTTCTATCATCGATGCAAAGTAATTGTGTCTCTCAACAAAAGAAAGATACAGACTGAAAGTCTAAAACTGCCGCTATTTATTTACTTATTAGATTTAGACAAGATACCATCATATATTCATGTACTTACATCAAACCAAATCGTATATCATGCATCATCACAATAATCACACAGACTATCAAGGTGGTTGACTACCTTAAACTCAGAATTGCTACATGGACATGCAACTGGTGCCTCCCTCACACTAATGGGTCATGAAATAGCCAAACAAATCAAACTCTGCACCGAGGGGGCAACTAACTCACAATGCCACACCGATCTTATGGCAGTCCTGATTCTCCACCATCAGCTGTATCAAGTTCTAAACTATAGGACTGAAGCTGAGGTGAAAGGCAATTAATGAAGAAAGAGACGAAAGCTGCACCTACATATAGATACAGTGTCTTGTCCCAAGCTCCAACAATTTGTGATTTGCACACAACCAATCAAAATATACAGTAgaacaataataataataataataataataataatctaTATGCATTTAATTTCTAATCACACTACATAGCTGCATGAAAAGGCAGCACATGAGCTTGTATTGTATCTAAACGATGATATACACCATTTGACACACGGACTGCCCTCAGTTCCGTCCCAATCACACTGACCGAATTCACAGAGAGCTTCGCAAACCATATGCAAAACATGGAGCAGAGCAGAGGCAGGTTGCTGTCCACGAATTCAGCAAACTATGATACGATTCCACCCTAGAAGAGGGGCTACAAGATCAGATCAGGGATCTGGCATGTCCTACAAGTACCATGGCGCGATTACGGGGGCGGATCTCTGAGGTCAGATCGAACCCCCCCGCCACAAGCATGATTAGAGCGAGCGTCTAGCTATGGTTGAGCCAGCAGGGTTGCAGCGACTCACAGCGCTTCCCCTGCAGCGTCGTGTGCAGCCGCGGACgacgccgccgcgccgcgccgctcGTGCGCCATCTCCTCCGCCGCCTGCGCCCGCCGACGCCGCGGCTGGAGCCGTCAGCGTGGCGCCCCCTCCCAGCACTCCGGAGTCGGATCGGGTAGACGATCGGCCGACGAGCAGCCGCCTAGACCACGCTAGACTAGTGCGGACTCTAGTGGGGGTAGCGGCGCGGCGGCGCCGAGGAAGACAACCCAAAACGGCGAGAGGCGTGGTGGGCCCTCTCCACCGCGGAACCGTTCCCCCGTTGGCCCTTGCCAACCGTTTGATCGCAATCCAACGGCTAGGAGACGGTCTGCTGAGGCACCTGGCTGGCCATAACTGGCTCGCGTGCGGCCACTTTTTCAGCCGGTTCCTTTCCTAActcctctcgccgccgccgccgtcgccgtcaccgccgacCTCCTCGGCTCCTCCCTTCGCTGCCGCGCCTCCCTCTCCGTCCTCCTCCTAGGCAGGTGCTGCTATCTGGCACCACTCTCGCCGATTGGACCCACTTCTAGCGACCCGCCCAGCTCGACAAGTAGGGTACGTGTCTCTCTGCTCTGCCACACTTCTCATCCCGGTTTGATTGTTCCAGCCTACAGAGTAGAAGCGGCAGATCAAAATAAACTCCATGGCTAGGTCTGGTTGCCTGTCTGCCTGATGGATTCATGGATGCTTTTAGCCACTAAATTGGCTCTGTTTATTGGGGAAAAGTTTTCACCCAAAATAGTGAGTTGCTCTAACAGAGGCCTCCAGTGGCTTACTGGTTAGGTTCTGGTGGAGTGATCTCCTGCACTGAGCCGTGTGGATCCGACCAAGAAATAATCAATTAACAGAGGGTTGTGTGCCACTGGCCACATCTAGGAGTGGTTGCCGTCATTTTTGTTGCCTTGTGTTCGGTACTTTGTTACAGAGCAGCAGTCCAATATTTAGGATGAGCGACATATGGTTTGCATAAGTAATGCCAAATATAAGTGGCCAAGAGTGACTTTATGCACAGCGATGATTGTGTATAAAATGCTAATGTATCGCGTACGCGTAGGCTAATTCAACCCTGAAGAAAGAGTGTTGGCGTACAGGACTGTGAATGTCAACTTTTCTGTTTTGAAACATTGATAGCTCATTTGCGTGCGCAATTTATAATCAGAGCTATGAATCAAGAAATCTAAGGGAAAATCATGATGAAAAATGAAAAGCTGTAGGTACAATGTGGTAAGATAGTTTGTCTATATACTGTTACTGCAGCTGAAGCAAAATTATGGCCTCATTTGTTTAGCATTTCAAATCTTGAAAGCATGGAAATAAAGGAAACTGCAAGTTCATCACCCTTCTTGCTAACTATTTAGTTTAATTTTGCTACGTTCTAATGCACTGCCAGTTTACAGTAGAGTAGAGTCTTGACACTTTCCCTCTTTTCTGCTGAGCCATCCAAAGTTTATTATCCATTGCTTGCTCAAGCTGAGTCATGGAATGCTTGCAGCAATGAGCACAGCCGTGGATGCTTCAGTGCCTGTCGCCGAGCAGGAGGTATGTTTTTCACGTTAGGGTACAACTTGCAGTTGTTACTGGATTCCTGGATTACTTTCGAGTCTTCATCTATGTATCCCATTGCTTTGTAGTTTAAAACTGTACATGACACTTATGTTATGCATGCTCTTTAATATGTAAGGCAGGTACCCTCAATCTCAATGTTATATTAAATTTTGATTCCATTTTCAGTGTTACCAGTGAAGTTAATCCTGGATTAAATCCTCACATTCTTACTTTGATCGA belongs to Triticum urartu cultivar G1812 chromosome 7, Tu2.1, whole genome shotgun sequence and includes:
- the LOC125523078 gene encoding protein FIP1-like isoform X2, whose amino-acid sequence is MILPLLCSCNVLLLIITGIFQQYWVHQVTKVRLQGYYDLSQKLKRIARVPFAAIACGTALLLLILVWQPQVEVLSISVLLRIALVVEVISAGCFMSLYIGHIHKYNSLNEQPDILRPLYSALQPSSSLEEIRYYDSRLSDQQMALLQYQRENIHYLSEEVLRLQESLSKYHRSVAASTPQVDLTHLLASRDQELRALSAEMNQVHSELRVARGLIAEKDSEIQLIRGKNNQYVEENERLRAILGEWSTRAAKLERALEAERVSNMELQKNRAKLRRQSTREKIPDIPQSESSSIGVL
- the LOC125523078 gene encoding protein FIP1-like isoform X1; translated protein: MAHERRGAAASSAAAHDAAGEALFVDVVHEAPLSGQRQPRSIVGGTLYCILLAGYAGVVIAAPWIFVLIPDMILPLLCSCNVLLLIITGIFQQYWVHQVTKVRLQGYYDLSQKLKRIARVPFAAIACGTALLLLILVWQPQVEVLSISVLLRIALVVEVISAGCFMSLYIGHIHKYNSLNEQPDILRPLYSALQPSSSLEEIRYYDSRLSDQQMALLQYQRENIHYLSEEVLRLQESLSKYHRSVAASTPQVDLTHLLASRDQELRALSAEMNQVHSELRVARGLIAEKDSEIQLIRGKNNQYVEENERLRAILGEWSTRAAKLERALEAERVSNMELQKNRAKLRRQSTREKIPDIPQSESSSIGVL